The genomic window CGCGTGAGGCAGGACGTGGCCCAGGTATTCCAGGGCCGGCGCCGCGGCGCCCTCAACAGGTGACGTCAGCCGATCGAACGCGCCGGAAAGCGGTTTGGGCTCGTAACAGCAGACGAGCGCTCCCAGAGCCCGTCGGAGCGCCGACTCCGCGGACTCGCGGAACGTGTCGGCAAGCAGACGCACTTCCGGCGCGGGTTCGGTCTCGAGTGAGAGCGCGGGTTCGAGGAAATCGCGGTACTCGCTCAGCTCGCGCAAGAAGAGCCGGTGTACCGCGGAGCGAGGCAGGATGGGCTTGCCGGTTTTCACGCGCACACGGGCCAGACACTCGAATCCGAGATCTCGCAGGCTCCGGTCGCGACTTCTCACCAGGGTCCGGAGCGCCCCCACAGCCCGGGGACTCGCCATGTGCGCCAAGGCTCGAGCCGCGAAGACCCGCGCCCGCCCCCCGCGCTCGCCGTCGAGGAGGAGCTTCAGGGCCGGCACCGCCGGGGCGCCGATCGCGGTGACCGCGCGGCGCGCTTCGTGGCTCAGCTCCGGAACAATCAGGAGTGGAAGCAGCACGTCGAGAAGCTCCCGGCTCGGCCGGCGCGCCGCGGAGATCAGAGCCATCCGCCTGACTTCGACGTCCGGAGTCGCCAGCAGAGTTCGCAGCTGCACGGGGGAACTCCCGCTCCTCGCTCCCAGGGCGCGTGCCGCAACGATCAGATCCTCGCGCCGGCCGGACGCCAGACGAGCGTCGATCCACTGCGGTGTGAGCGCGGTCCGGCCCTCGGAGCGGCGTTCGAACAGTGCGTCGGCCGTATCCTGCCGGAGCGCCACGTCGTCGCCTTCGAGCCAGCGGCACGCGAGGGCGGCCGGACTGGGTCCGTGCTCGAGGAGATACCGGACCGCGGCGCGGCGCAGCCCTTCGTGCGGCTGGTCGACGAAGCCGAGAATCACCCCCTCCGTGTCCCGCAGCCTCATCGCATCCATCGCTTCCACCGTCGCCGACCGTACATTCAGGGAGGGATGTCGGAGGCAGCCGCGAACGAGGCGGGCGATCTCTCGGTCCTTGGAGCGCTCGCTCAGTTTGAGGGCGAGAACGATCCGGGCCTCATCGTCTGCCCGCAAGCCCTGCAGGAGTGCCTTGCGCGCGGAGGGAGTCCTCATCGCGTCCTCCGCCACATCGGGCTCGAGCCAGTGGCTGCTCAACGTCTGCGCAAACGCACGGCCGTACCCCCGGTTCAGCACGAAGAGCACGACGACCCAGACTGCCACGATCAGGACCGTCAAGACGGCGATCAGGTGGGCACCGACACCCATCACGCCGAGCAGGAGGATCAGGATCACGCCGACCATGGCGTCCGACCAGCGATCGACGAGAGTGTCCACGGCAGGCTTGATGCGGCGGCGCTCGTGGGGGCGAACGGCCATGAAGTAGATCTCGGCGGAGGACTTTCCGAGGGTCTGGAAGACGACGCCCTGAATCCATCGCATCACGAGAACGATCCACAGTCCGGCGCCGAGGGTGAGGCTGGAGACGAACAGCGTCGCCGTGATCGGCTGCAGGCCGGTGGAGAAGGCGAGCCCCAGCCGGTACATCAGCCAGCCCCCCACGCTGAACTGGAATATCAGGGCCAGCGCGTTCAGCCCGACGTAGAACCTTCCGAGAAACTGAGTCAGAGCCTGAGGATCCGGGTAGATCTCCTGAATGAAGACCTTGAATTGGAAGTCGACCAGCGTGGACAGGATCACCGACAACGCGAGCGCCCCGACCAGGACCTGGATGTACGGCGACCTGCGTACGATCTTCCAGTGGGAGACCGCCTTGGAGACTTGGATCGGACTGTGGCCGCGCGCGCGATGCTTCTCGATCACGCGTGTCAGCAGGTGGGCCGCGAGGAGGAGCCCCGGGAGGGACCACAACAGCCCGCCCTGTTTCACCACGGGCGCCGCCCACCCTGCGAACACGCCGCCGGCAAGCCCTCCGATCAGGCCACAGCCTCCGAGGATCGGGATCATCCGTCGCGCTCGTCGGGAGTCCCACACGTCGAGCGCGAGAGCCCAGAAGTGGGGCAGGAGCATCATGGCCTGGCTTCCCGCCCAGACGTAGAACACCGCTGTGGCCCAGTGGCGTTCGAGGGGAACGACCACCGCGGCGGCGGCGCTGAATCCAATCGCGGCGTATTGATGGAACCGGGTTGCGCCGACACGCTGGAAGCGGCGAACCACCCGACTCTCGATCCACACGAACCCCGTCGCCGCTACCGCGACGCCGATGTACGCATACGGCAGGGTCAGCGCGCCGAACTCCGCAAGAAACAATGCGTCGCGGAGCACTTTCGCGATGGTGTAGGCGCAGAAGAGGGTGGCAACGAGCACCCCCATCCAAAGAGTCAACCGGTCGTGCTCTTCGAAGGCGAGCCGCCGTGGGATGATCCCGCGAAGCCATGCCGGCAGGCTACCGGCCATCGGGAGAGTCCCGGTGCGGGGGAGGATGCGGCCGGAGGCTAGTGCGCGCTGCCGCTGGCGGCCAGTGGCATCTCGACGACGAAGACACAGCCCTTGCCCGGAATGTCGCGTACGGTAAGGGTGCCCCCGTCCGACTCGACGGCCTTGCGGCTGATCGTGAGTCCCAGTCCCAAACCCTCGCGATTACCCCCCCTTTGTTCGAATGGCTGAAAGAGCGTTTCGGCCGTGCCCGGAGGCAACCCTCCGCATTCATCCTCGACCTCGATCGAGACGCGGCCGGCGTGATGCAGGGTTCGGAGCTGCACATGGCTCGCAGGCCGCGTGAACTTGAATGCGTTCTGTAGAATGTTGTCGAGCGCGGACCCGAACAGCTGCCGGTCGACCTCCACGTGCAACGAAGGGTCCACGGGCGCGACACTGAACTGAAGGCTCCGCGCAGCCGCTCCAAAGGACGCGTGAACCTCGCCCTCCTCGATCAGGTCCGCGACGCGAGTACGCTCCCTGTGATTCATCCCCGCGGCGATGCGCACCTCGGATACGGAGCGATCGATCACGTGGCTCAGCCCGCGAAGACTCCGCTCGAGGACGCCGATCGTGCTTCCGGTCACTCCGACCGTGCCGCTCTTCACTGCCTGAAACGACATCAAGGCCGTCTGGAGATGATTGCGAAGCTCGTGGGCGAAGAACCCGCGGCGCCGGACCTCCTCCTCGGACAGATCCACCTCACGCGCGCGTGCGTACTCGGTCACGGCACTCGCGATCGCGTCGTCCAGGCACCGGTTCAAGATGTGGAAGTCCCTGGTGCCGATGGGAAGCTCCCGTTCCAGCGCGAGCTCGGTGACCGCTTGGCAGAGGTCGCCGTAGCCGTGTACGACCTGCGCGATCGAGAACCCTCGTTTGAGCAGCTCCCCGCCGTGCAGGGTGGCGCTCACTCCCATCTCCGCGCCGTCCGCGGCCTCCCGCGCGGCCTCCTGTCCCAGAATGGCGCCCAATTGGGTCAGGAAGAGCGGGATCCCGCTCACGATCTCTTGAGGCGTGGCACGCGGTGCGGACCGCAGCACGACCTTGTTCCGGGTCCTCGAGATCAGCTCGTCCCGGTACTGGACGATCAGGTCTTGGAGTATCACCTCTCACCTCCTGCTGCCTGTCTGCCTGCTCTCACTTCCCTTATGGCGGATGTTCGACGCCGCGATGCGATGGGAGCCTTCGCCCGCTTCCGGAGTCCAAGTGACTTCTGCAGAACGAGATTGATCTCTTGAGGGGAGCGACCCGACTCGATGATCGTGCGCAGGAGGGCGCGAACCCCTGGGGTCGATCCGAGCCACTCGCGGGTCTCGGGATCCGCTCCGGTCACGAGCAGCTCGAGCGCCTCGAACGACGCCCCGACGTCGCACAGCTCGCTCGCGATCTTTCGGAGGAGCTGCTCCGAGGGGCGCCGTCGACTGTGCTCGATGTCCGAGAGGTGCGCCGGCGAAATTCCGAGGCGCGCCGCGAGGCCGCGCAAGGGGATAGCCGCCTGGAGCCGGAGACGGCGGAC from Candidatus Eisenbacteria bacterium includes these protein-coding regions:
- a CDS encoding HAMP domain-containing sensor histidine kinase gives rise to the protein MILQDLIVQYRDELISRTRNKVVLRSAPRATPQEIVSGIPLFLTQLGAILGQEAAREAADGAEMGVSATLHGGELLKRGFSIAQVVHGYGDLCQAVTELALERELPIGTRDFHILNRCLDDAIASAVTEYARAREVDLSEEEVRRRGFFAHELRNHLQTALMSFQAVKSGTVGVTGSTIGVLERSLRGLSHVIDRSVSEVRIAAGMNHRERTRVADLIEEGEVHASFGAAARSLQFSVAPVDPSLHVEVDRQLFGSALDNILQNAFKFTRPASHVQLRTLHHAGRVSIEVEDECGGLPPGTAETLFQPFEQRGGNREGLGLGLTISRKAVESDGGTLTVRDIPGKGCVFVVEMPLAASGSAH
- a CDS encoding helix-turn-helix domain-containing protein — its product is MKTHLGHEVRRLRLQAAIPLRGLAARLGISPAHLSDIEHSRRRPSEQLLRKIASELCDVGASFEALELLVTGADPETREWLGSTPGVRALLRTIIESGRSPQEINLVLQKSLGLRKRAKAPIASRRRTSAIREVRAGRQAAGGER